A portion of the Calothrix sp. 336/3 genome contains these proteins:
- a CDS encoding precorrin-2 C(20)-methyltransferase codes for MVKGRLYGVGVGPGDPELLTIKALRLLRSCPVVAYQSAEGKPSVARGIVAEYLPGNQIEVQYHLPRALDPAAAQPVYDEVVTPIATHLAAGQDVVVLCEGDPLFYGSFMYVFTRLSDEYETEVVPGVSCAMGCASALGVPLTYRNDIFSVLPGTLPSSDLETQLLNADAAAIIKIGRHFAKVRDVLNKLNLTSRARYIERGTMENQKVIPLNEVDAENVPYFSMILVPSESRL; via the coding sequence ATGGTAAAAGGTCGTTTATATGGTGTTGGTGTAGGTCCCGGAGACCCCGAATTATTAACAATCAAAGCGTTACGATTATTACGTTCCTGTCCCGTAGTTGCCTACCAATCTGCTGAGGGCAAACCCAGTGTAGCTAGGGGTATTGTTGCCGAATACCTCCCAGGAAATCAAATTGAAGTTCAGTATCATTTACCCCGTGCCCTTGACCCCGCAGCAGCCCAACCAGTCTATGATGAAGTAGTTACACCCATTGCCACCCACCTAGCTGCTGGACAGGATGTAGTGGTTCTCTGTGAAGGCGACCCGTTATTTTACGGTTCATTCATGTATGTTTTTACACGCTTATCTGACGAATATGAAACGGAAGTAGTACCGGGAGTTTCCTGTGCCATGGGTTGTGCTTCCGCTTTAGGAGTTCCCCTCACATATCGCAACGATATATTTAGTGTGTTACCCGGCACATTGCCTAGTTCAGATTTAGAAACACAATTATTAAATGCGGATGCTGCGGCAATTATCAAAATTGGACGGCATTTTGCCAAGGTGAGAGATGTTTTAAATAAATTGAATTTAACATCACGGGCACGTTACATTGAACGCGGAACCATGGAAAATCAAAAAGTGATTCCTTTGAATGAAGTAGATGCAGAAAATGTGCCCTATTTTTCCATGATTTTAGTACCTTCCGAAAGTAGACTATAG
- a CDS encoding precorrin-8X methylmutase — MTKKHLTIKELTDTVGGGTTPRMVRHYHSLGLLPQPVRSQGNYRLYNQQDVQRLQRIVALKQQGFQLNHIQQILESEPEAEIGSNLTAQLQQQYRNVMQQIAQLRQTASALEGLLGRDRDCQIMQAEVLAQLKLLEVETQTGFDGLETLWNRLDAQVDAHPEVFGESLQCLLPELLERSEIERDVISQLVLACGDVSLVNFIRVSRGAIASCRGALKSGCDVVVDIPTVAAALDQTRLMHLGCRTQVLIDDRHVTTVTEAENAFWRSPQWRQKLSQISANSILIVGYAPSVLLAICEAIQNQQIQPALVIGMPIGFSHAPAAKRRLMQLSSPYMTIQGTLGGGLLAATALNSLVESLIAKPDCHCHLNC; from the coding sequence ATGACAAAAAAACATCTCACTATTAAGGAATTAACGGATACGGTGGGGGGTGGTACAACACCACGAATGGTGAGACATTATCATTCCTTAGGGTTATTGCCGCAACCTGTGAGAAGTCAAGGAAATTACCGACTCTACAATCAACAGGATGTGCAGAGATTACAACGGATTGTGGCATTGAAACAGCAGGGTTTTCAACTCAACCATATCCAGCAAATCTTAGAATCAGAGCCAGAAGCTGAGATTGGTAGTAATTTGACAGCACAATTGCAACAGCAATATCGGAATGTGATGCAGCAAATTGCTCAACTACGACAGACAGCATCTGCTTTAGAGGGGTTGCTAGGAAGAGATAGAGATTGTCAAATCATGCAAGCGGAAGTATTAGCACAGTTAAAACTGCTAGAAGTGGAGACACAGACGGGATTTGATGGATTAGAGACGTTGTGGAATCGATTAGATGCTCAAGTGGATGCTCATCCAGAAGTGTTTGGGGAATCCTTACAATGTTTATTACCGGAGTTATTAGAACGTTCAGAGATTGAGCGTGATGTGATTTCTCAGCTAGTTTTAGCTTGTGGGGATGTGAGTTTGGTAAATTTTATTCGGGTAAGTCGGGGGGCGATCGCCAGTTGTCGAGGGGCGTTAAAATCAGGTTGTGATGTTGTGGTGGATATTCCCACGGTTGCTGCTGCTCTTGATCAAACTCGATTGATGCATTTGGGGTGTCGTACCCAGGTTTTGATTGACGATCGCCATGTGACAACGGTGACAGAAGCGGAAAATGCATTTTGGCGATCGCCGCAATGGAGACAAAAACTATCTCAAATCTCAGCTAATTCTATTTTAATAGTTGGTTATGCACCGTCGGTTTTACTAGCTATTTGTGAAGCAATTCAAAATCAACAAATTCAACCGGCTTTAGTCATTGGGATGCCCATCGGTTTTAGTCATGCACCTGCGGCAAAGCGTAGACTGATGCAATTATCATCACCCTATATGACAATTCAAGGAACATTAGGAGGAGGGTTATTAGCCGCGACTGCCCTCAATTCTTTGGTTGAATCATTAATAGCTAAACCAGATTGTCACTGTCATTTAAATTGTTAA
- a CDS encoding precorrin-8X methylmutase: MTTINYIRDGKEIYRQSFATIRAEANLSALPPDLAKVTVRLIHACGMTDIVNDISASATSVTVGRNALAQGAAILCDCQMVANGVTRKRLPADNQVICTLNHPQVPILAERMGNTRSAAALELWLDYLQGAVVAIGNAPTALFHLLEMLDAGAPKPALILGFPVGFVGAAESKAALAIDSRGVPFITLHGRRGGSAIAAAAINALAMEEE, from the coding sequence ATGACAACAATTAATTACATTCGAGACGGCAAAGAAATATATCGTCAATCCTTCGCTACCATTCGCGCAGAAGCCAATTTATCCGCCCTACCACCAGATTTAGCCAAGGTGACAGTACGTTTAATTCACGCTTGTGGGATGACCGATATTGTCAATGATATCAGCGCCTCAGCAACATCTGTAACTGTGGGACGTAACGCTTTAGCCCAAGGAGCAGCAATTTTATGTGATTGTCAAATGGTAGCAAATGGGGTGACTCGCAAACGTTTACCCGCAGATAACCAGGTGATTTGTACCTTGAATCATCCCCAGGTTCCTATTTTGGCTGAGCGTATGGGTAATACCCGTTCGGCAGCAGCTTTAGAGCTATGGTTAGACTATCTCCAAGGTGCAGTGGTAGCAATTGGTAACGCTCCAACTGCCTTGTTTCACCTCTTAGAAATGTTAGATGCTGGCGCACCCAAACCTGCTCTGATTCTGGGTTTTCCCGTCGGTTTTGTCGGTGCTGCTGAATCCAAAGCCGCTTTGGCTATAGATAGCCGAGGTGTACCATTTATAACTTTACACGGACGCAGAGGTGGCAGTGCGATCGCCGCAGCTGCAATTAATGCTTTAGCAATGGAGGAAGAATAA
- a CDS encoding DUF4079 domain-containing protein, translating to MEFRDLILLLHPVIAVVVVFPLIGIVVNRALLTRQRRLETKTTGKSKIPPIAGQEHVQLGRWLTGSVVGIVLMALANDVFGHIIDERTWTKSQFQVIFIILIFVATTASQILLYQAKSQQWRAIFATLTGMGLVIIGCQDGIYRKTEQWYISHYYYGIAAALLMIFSLAILPEIYKDKTNFWRKVHIALNCLALLIFIGQGFTGTLSLLEVPLHWQESYVQELYKQKCDTKPCTIQAPSLP from the coding sequence ATGGAATTTAGAGATTTAATTTTGTTGTTGCATCCTGTAATTGCCGTAGTGGTAGTTTTCCCCTTAATTGGTATTGTTGTGAATCGCGCTTTGCTGACTCGTCAACGCAGATTAGAAACAAAAACCACAGGTAAAAGCAAAATTCCACCCATCGCAGGGCAAGAACATGTACAACTGGGACGATGGTTAACTGGTTCTGTCGTTGGTATTGTTTTAATGGCTTTAGCCAATGATGTTTTTGGTCATATTATAGATGAGAGAACCTGGACTAAATCACAGTTTCAAGTAATTTTTATTATCCTGATATTTGTGGCAACAACTGCCTCTCAAATTCTACTGTATCAAGCAAAATCCCAGCAATGGCGGGCAATATTTGCCACTTTAACTGGTATGGGTTTAGTGATAATTGGTTGTCAAGATGGCATCTATCGCAAAACAGAACAATGGTATATTTCCCATTATTATTATGGCATAGCTGCCGCATTATTAATGATTTTTTCTCTGGCAATATTACCAGAAATATACAAAGATAAAACAAATTTTTGGCGCAAAGTGCATATCGCATTAAATTGTCTAGCTCTGTTAATCTTTATTGGGCAAGGATTCACTGGAACTCTATCATTATTGGAAGTTCCTCTCCATTGGCAAGAAAGTTATGTCCAAGAGCTTTACAAACAAAAATGTGATACAAAACCTTGCACCATTCAAGCTCCATCCTTACCTTAA
- a CDS encoding DMT family transporter: protein MLGKPHKQQHQVSKIPGQIYLWLAILIFGASSAITRKLTEIGSQHFIDGRNPISLCNVLFVGNLCALILMIAIYWRQWNRTRLKKISRKNWFYLVIVAILSGAIAPGLIFQALALTHVNNVVLVGRLEPPVTLALSILLLKERVNIWEIIGAITAFFGVTLTIILQPPGQEMMQMAGFHLGIGEILAVIAALVLAVATILGKQHLSQIPLGVYSVFRTALGTIIFFIIALILYGSDHFMDVFSPFLWQWMLVYGAVIVVLGQSFWIKGLRSSSVSVASLVGSFTPLVGIIAAYLVLGEAPNIAQYIGGSLILIGIFISQIGIRNQGKKNIKMISPVAEQKLDMDTGFKGI from the coding sequence ATGCTCGGTAAGCCACACAAACAACAGCATCAAGTCTCGAAAATTCCTGGGCAAATTTATCTTTGGCTGGCAATCCTAATTTTTGGAGCATCTAGTGCAATTACTCGCAAACTGACAGAAATTGGTTCCCAACATTTTATAGACGGTCGTAATCCTATTTCCCTATGTAATGTTTTATTTGTGGGAAATTTGTGCGCCTTAATATTAATGATAGCAATTTACTGGCGGCAGTGGAACAGAACTAGATTAAAAAAAATATCGAGAAAAAACTGGTTTTATTTAGTAATAGTTGCCATCCTATCAGGCGCGATCGCCCCTGGATTAATATTTCAAGCTTTGGCACTCACCCATGTGAATAATGTTGTCTTAGTGGGACGTTTAGAACCACCTGTGACACTAGCATTATCAATTTTATTATTAAAAGAACGGGTTAATATTTGGGAGATTATAGGGGCAATTACTGCCTTTTTTGGTGTCACTCTCACTATAATTTTACAACCTCCTGGACAAGAAATGATGCAAATGGCAGGATTTCATTTAGGAATTGGAGAAATTCTTGCAGTTATCGCAGCTTTAGTTTTAGCGGTTGCGACAATTCTTGGCAAACAGCATCTTTCACAAATTCCCCTAGGAGTCTATAGTGTCTTTCGTACTGCCTTGGGAACTATCATCTTTTTTATTATTGCTTTAATTCTCTATGGTAGTGACCATTTTATGGATGTTTTCTCACCTTTTCTCTGGCAGTGGATGTTAGTCTATGGTGCGGTAATTGTTGTTTTAGGGCAATCTTTCTGGATTAAAGGTTTGAGAAGTTCTAGTGTTTCTGTTGCCTCTTTAGTTGGCTCCTTTACTCCCCTGGTGGGAATTATTGCAGCTTATCTAGTCTTGGGGGAAGCTCCAAATATAGCTCAATATATTGGTGGTAGTTTGATTCTCATTGGTATTTTTATCAGTCAAATTGGAATACGCAATCAAGGGAAGAAAAATATAAAAATGATTTCCCCTGTTGCAGAGCAAAAATTAGATATGGATACAGGATTTAAGGGGATATAA
- a CDS encoding ATP-binding sensor histidine kinase produces the protein MITTQVNIPGYQVSEQLYDGSRTQVYRCIREIDSLPVVIKVLKNSYPSFNELLQFRNQYTIAKNLNYPGIIQTYSLETYQNGYALVMEDFGGISLKDYFTNNHYSPCLEEFLEIAICLCDTLDILYRHRIIHKDIKPSNILINPETKEVKLIDFSIASLLPKETQEIKSLNILEGTLAYISPEQTGRMNRGIDYRSDFYSLGATFYELLTEQLPFSCEDAMELVHCHIAKTAPLVHEINSKIPLVLSELVYKLMAKNAEDRYQSTLGLKYDLEQCLASLQGNATISYFPIAQRDICDRFIIPEKLYGREAEVQNLLDAFERVSNGQTEMMLVAGFSGIGKTAVVNEVHKPIVKQRGYFIKGKFDQFNRNIPFSAFVQAFRYLMGQLLTESQSQIQEWKQKILAAVGENGQVIIEVIPELEKIIGQQLPLPELSGTAAQNRFNSLFKNFLQVFTTKEHPLVIFLDDLQWADSASLQLMQLLMNESARGYLLLIGAYRDNEVFPAHPLMMTLNDVSKSGTVINTITLQPLSQNSLNQLVTDTLNCTADAAEALTQLIYQKTQGNPFFSSQFLKALYEDGLISFDLDAGYWQCDISQVRKTALTDDVVEFMALQLQKLSLETQKILKFAACVGNQFDLETLAIVCEQSEMETATALWKALQEGFILPQSEVYKFYLGVEAQVHQREVSQAVNYKFLHDRVQQAAYSLIPEAEKQHTHWKIGQLLLQGLSTQEQSERIFDLVNQLNQGKEIISHSQEQLQLARLNLQAGEKAKLSAAYQASENYCEIGIDLLPTNTWQTNYQLSYDLHRYASEAAYLCGNFDQAEALYKVALTHAQTPLDKAVIYRVQMTQYQLQGRNGEAIDIQRQSLQLLGWEIPTEQELIQASFDTEVATVKRFLEQHTVESILEFSKMEDGIIAEMLRILQILFYAAWLDGQPILALLAIAKMTTLSLQYGNSDMSPFGYVGYGLIANAVLKDSATAYQFGNMAVQLCEQFDNADVRGMTNFLFAADVHSWSRPIREADTYYENAYKYGMEGGNWLTVGFMMIQSGSDRLTYGKNLDELYAIAQTHADFLRRIKSLENLDALIVGVIQPIRNLLGLTKTSFTFDDDSFSEAEYLQKYSNTPYHLAWLYSVKIRHAYLFDHKAAYPDLIPQLSIIENTIASHAKVPSSIFYVALMHLALAEHAQEEKERQLHLEAVTILEEKLNNWRQACPENILHKCLLIQAEKARLNHEKMTAIELYEQAINAAQTHNYGYEEALGNELAGRFYLNWGKEKVAAGYMQEAYYCYARWGAKAKIDDLEACYPQLIQPILQQRQITLNPWETIGTIGFPRTSLSTHTSTKSISDVLDFSSILKAAQTISSSIKLDELLASLTQIILENSGAKKSVLILPQDNVWQVGAITWINTQGQIQTILQPQFTDTSEDIPIKLINYVKNTQEILVIDNCQTDIPGVIGEYMLEHEPKSILCMPIMNQGHLVGILYLENQLATGVFTDERLQVINLLSSQAAISLENARLFQQTQQSLQDLQNAQLQIVQSEKMSALGNLVAGVAHEMNNPLGFIAASLKQAKPTVTDITEHLKLYQEAFPESSVHILEHAEEIDLDYSLEDLPKMLDAMVMACDRLKNISTSLRTFSRADTDYKVSFNIHEGLDSTILILKHRLKANQLRPAIEVITEYAKLPQMECFPGQLNQVFMNILANAIDALDESNIGRSFAEIKANPNKITIKTSMENRQVKISIADNGKGMTESVKQKIFDNLFTTKGVGKGTGLGLAIAKQIIEETHGGKLSCNSLLGKGTEFIIEMPM, from the coding sequence ATGATTACTACTCAAGTCAATATTCCCGGATATCAAGTTAGTGAACAACTTTACGATGGTTCCAGAACCCAAGTATATCGTTGTATTCGAGAAATAGACTCATTACCAGTGGTAATCAAAGTGCTAAAAAATTCTTATCCTAGCTTCAACGAACTCCTGCAATTTCGCAACCAGTATACCATAGCGAAAAATCTCAACTACCCTGGAATTATTCAAACCTATAGTCTAGAAACTTACCAAAATGGTTACGCTTTAGTGATGGAAGACTTTGGAGGAATTTCCCTCAAAGATTACTTCACTAATAATCATTATTCTCCATGTTTAGAAGAGTTTTTAGAAATAGCAATTTGCCTATGTGATACCCTAGATATTCTCTATCGTCACCGTATTATTCATAAGGATATTAAACCCAGCAATATTTTAATTAATCCTGAAACCAAAGAAGTTAAATTAATTGACTTTAGTATCGCATCTTTACTTCCGAAAGAAACTCAGGAAATTAAAAGTCTCAATATATTGGAAGGAACTCTAGCTTACATTTCCCCAGAACAAACAGGAAGAATGAATCGGGGAATCGACTATCGCAGTGATTTTTATTCCTTGGGTGCAACCTTTTATGAATTACTCACAGAACAATTACCATTTTCCTGCGAAGATGCAATGGAATTGGTGCATTGTCACATTGCAAAAACGGCACCTTTGGTACATGAGATTAATTCAAAAATTCCATTGGTACTATCAGAACTTGTCTACAAATTGATGGCAAAAAATGCCGAAGACCGCTATCAAAGTACCTTAGGATTGAAATATGATTTAGAACAATGTTTAGCTTCCCTTCAGGGAAATGCAACAATTTCATACTTTCCAATTGCTCAGAGAGATATTTGTGATAGATTTATCATTCCCGAAAAGCTCTATGGACGAGAAGCAGAAGTCCAAAATTTACTAGATGCTTTCGAGCGGGTCTCAAACGGTCAAACAGAAATGATGCTAGTTGCAGGTTTTTCAGGAATTGGGAAAACTGCGGTAGTGAACGAAGTGCATAAACCTATTGTTAAACAACGGGGATATTTCATCAAGGGTAAATTTGACCAATTTAATCGGAATATTCCTTTTTCCGCATTTGTGCAAGCATTTCGCTACTTAATGGGGCAGTTATTAACAGAAAGTCAGTCACAAATTCAGGAATGGAAGCAAAAAATTCTGGCTGCTGTGGGCGAAAATGGACAGGTAATTATTGAAGTAATTCCAGAGTTAGAAAAAATTATTGGTCAACAATTACCATTACCAGAATTATCAGGCACTGCCGCACAAAATCGCTTTAATTCATTATTTAAAAATTTTCTGCAAGTATTCACAACTAAAGAACATCCCTTAGTTATTTTCTTAGATGATTTGCAGTGGGCAGATTCGGCATCTTTACAACTGATGCAATTATTAATGAATGAATCAGCCAGAGGATATTTATTATTAATTGGTGCTTACCGAGATAATGAAGTATTTCCGGCACATCCCCTAATGATGACCTTAAATGATGTTAGCAAATCTGGCACAGTTATTAATACGATTACTTTACAACCTTTGAGCCAAAATAGCTTAAATCAACTCGTCACAGATACTTTAAATTGTACTGCTGATGCCGCAGAAGCATTAACTCAGTTAATTTATCAAAAAACTCAAGGAAATCCATTTTTTAGTAGTCAATTTCTCAAAGCATTGTATGAAGATGGGTTAATAAGTTTTGATTTAGATGCTGGTTATTGGCAATGTGATATTAGTCAGGTAAGAAAAACAGCCTTAACTGATGATGTTGTAGAGTTTATGGCATTGCAGTTACAGAAGTTATCCCTAGAAACCCAGAAGATTTTAAAGTTTGCAGCTTGTGTAGGCAATCAATTTGATTTAGAGACTTTAGCAATTGTTTGTGAACAATCAGAAATGGAAACCGCTACTGCTTTGTGGAAAGCTTTGCAGGAAGGATTTATATTACCACAGAGTGAGGTTTATAAGTTTTATTTGGGTGTTGAAGCACAAGTTCATCAACGAGAAGTTTCTCAAGCTGTTAACTATAAATTTTTACATGACCGAGTGCAACAAGCTGCTTATTCTTTGATTCCAGAAGCAGAAAAACAACACACACATTGGAAAATAGGTCAATTACTATTACAAGGCTTATCTACACAAGAACAATCAGAGAGAATCTTTGATTTAGTCAATCAATTAAATCAGGGGAAAGAGATAATTTCTCATAGTCAAGAACAGCTACAACTAGCTAGGCTAAATCTTCAAGCAGGAGAAAAAGCCAAACTATCAGCAGCTTATCAAGCGTCAGAAAACTATTGTGAGATTGGCATTGATTTATTACCTACAAATACTTGGCAGACAAACTACCAGTTAAGCTATGATTTGCATCGTTATGCCTCAGAAGCCGCGTATTTATGTGGTAACTTTGACCAAGCAGAAGCCCTCTACAAAGTAGCACTTACCCATGCTCAAACACCCTTAGATAAAGCAGTAATTTATCGAGTACAGATGACTCAATATCAGCTGCAAGGAAGAAATGGGGAAGCAATAGATATTCAACGTCAGAGCTTACAATTGCTGGGATGGGAAATTCCCACAGAGCAGGAGTTGATTCAAGCTAGTTTTGATACAGAAGTTGCTACAGTTAAAAGATTTTTGGAACAGCATACTGTTGAATCCATCCTGGAATTTTCCAAAATGGAAGATGGCATCATCGCAGAAATGCTGCGAATTTTACAAATTCTTTTCTATGCTGCATGGTTAGATGGTCAGCCAATTTTAGCACTTCTAGCAATTGCTAAAATGACCACTTTATCTTTGCAATATGGGAACAGTGATATGTCTCCCTTCGGTTATGTTGGCTATGGCTTAATTGCGAATGCTGTATTAAAAGATTCTGCTACAGCTTATCAGTTTGGAAACATGGCTGTACAACTTTGTGAACAATTTGATAATGCTGATGTGCGGGGGATGACTAATTTTCTCTTTGCTGCGGATGTTCATAGCTGGAGTCGTCCCATCCGAGAAGCTGATACCTACTATGAAAATGCCTATAAGTATGGTATGGAAGGTGGGAACTGGCTGACAGTGGGCTTTATGATGATACAAAGTGGTTCCGATCGCCTGACCTATGGTAAAAATCTTGATGAATTATACGCGATCGCTCAAACCCATGCAGATTTTTTACGCCGCATCAAAAGTTTAGAGAATCTCGATGCTTTAATAGTTGGAGTCATCCAACCAATCCGTAATCTTTTAGGTTTAACAAAAACTTCCTTTACCTTTGATGATGATAGTTTCAGTGAAGCTGAATATTTACAAAAATATAGCAATACACCCTATCACTTGGCTTGGCTATATTCTGTGAAAATTCGCCATGCCTATTTATTTGATCACAAAGCTGCATATCCTGATTTAATTCCCCAACTCAGCATCATTGAAAATACTATTGCCAGCCATGCGAAAGTTCCTTCCAGTATCTTCTATGTAGCCTTGATGCATTTAGCTTTAGCGGAACATGCTCAGGAAGAGAAAGAACGTCAACTTCATTTAGAAGCCGTTACTATCCTGGAAGAAAAATTAAATAATTGGCGGCAAGCTTGTCCAGAAAATATTCTACATAAATGTTTACTGATTCAAGCAGAAAAAGCGCGACTAAATCACGAAAAAATGACAGCGATTGAGTTATATGAACAAGCAATCAACGCAGCTCAAACTCATAATTATGGCTACGAAGAAGCTTTAGGTAACGAATTAGCAGGTAGGTTTTATTTGAATTGGGGTAAGGAAAAAGTTGCTGCTGGATATATGCAAGAAGCTTATTACTGTTACGCAAGATGGGGAGCCAAAGCCAAAATCGATGATTTAGAAGCGTGCTATCCCCAACTAATTCAACCTATCTTACAACAGCGACAAATTACCCTCAACCCCTGGGAAACTATCGGTACCATTGGCTTTCCTCGGACTTCTTTATCAACCCATACTTCTACTAAAAGTATTTCCGATGTCCTAGATTTTTCTTCTATCCTCAAAGCGGCTCAAACTATTTCTAGTAGTATTAAATTAGATGAGCTTCTTGCCAGTCTTACCCAAATTATTCTGGAAAACTCTGGTGCGAAGAAATCTGTATTAATTCTACCTCAAGATAATGTTTGGCAAGTGGGAGCAATTACCTGGATTAATACCCAAGGTCAAATCCAAACGATTCTTCAACCACAATTCACAGATACTTCTGAAGATATCCCTATAAAACTTATCAATTACGTCAAAAATACACAAGAAATACTTGTTATAGATAATTGCCAAACAGATATTCCTGGAGTAATTGGGGAATACATGCTAGAGCATGAGCCTAAGAGTATATTGTGTATGCCGATTATGAATCAAGGGCATTTGGTAGGTATTTTGTACTTAGAAAATCAACTGGCAACTGGGGTATTTACTGATGAAAGGTTACAAGTTATCAATCTACTTTCTTCTCAAGCTGCAATATCTTTAGAAAATGCCCGACTTTTTCAACAAACTCAACAATCATTACAAGATTTACAAAATGCACAATTACAAATAGTCCAAAGTGAAAAAATGTCCGCTTTGGGTAATTTAGTCGCTGGTGTTGCCCATGAAATGAATAATCCCCTTGGCTTTATTGCTGCTAGCCTCAAGCAAGCAAAACCCACTGTGACTGATATTACTGAGCATTTGAAACTATATCAAGAAGCTTTCCCCGAATCCAGTGTTCATATTCTGGAACATGCTGAAGAAATTGACTTGGATTATAGCTTAGAAGATTTGCCCAAGATGCTTGATGCTATGGTAATGGCATGCGACAGATTAAAAAATATTAGCACTAGCTTAAGAACTTTCTCCCGTGCCGATACAGATTACAAAGTATCCTTTAATATCCATGAAGGACTTGATAGTACAATTTTAATTCTCAAACATCGGTTGAAAGCGAATCAACTGCGTCCTGCCATTGAAGTAATTACAGAGTATGCTAAATTGCCCCAAATGGAATGTTTCCCAGGGCAATTAAATCAGGTATTCATGAATATTCTGGCGAATGCCATTGATGCTCTAGATGAGTCAAATATTGGGCGAAGTTTTGCAGAGATTAAAGCAAATCCTAATAAAATTACCATTAAAACATCAATGGAAAATAGGCAGGTAAAAATCTCCATAGCTGATAATGGAAAAGGGATGACTGAATCAGTCAAACAGAAAATATTTGACAATTTATTTACTACGAAAGGTGTAGGTAAGGGTACGGGGTTAGGATTGGCGATCGCCAAACAAATTATTGAAGAAACCCACGGTGGCAAGTTGAGTTGTAATTCCCTCCTAGGTAAAGGTACGGAGTTTATTATTGAGATGCCAATGTAA